One window from the genome of Streptomyces cadmiisoli encodes:
- a CDS encoding peptide ABC transporter substrate-binding protein has protein sequence MRGRTHATWAAGAVAAALVATACGGGGGSSGDTAAVLSSSWGDPQNPLEPANTNEVQGGKVLDMIFRGLKRYNPDTGEAEDMLAESIKTSDSQNFTVTVKDGWTFSNGEPVTARSFVDAWNYGASLRNNQRNAYFFGYIEGYDKVHPESGGKQTADTLSGLRVTGERTFTVRLAQKFSTFPDTLGYPAYAPLPRAFFDDHDAWLSKPVGNGPYAVESYIKGSQMSLRAWDAYPGDDKAQNGGVDLKVYTDNNTAYTDLLAGNLDLADDIPAAQLRNVRQDLGDRYLNTPAGIIQTLAFPYYDAAWDKPGMDKVRKGLSRAINREQITRTIFQKTRTPATDWTSPVLGVDGGFKEGLCGEWCRYDAAAAKKLIQEGGGLPGGQVRITFNADTGSHKQWVDAVCNSINNALGNDRACVSSPVGTFADFRNQISERKLVGPFRAGWQMDYPLIQNFLQPLYYTNASSNDGKWSNQQFDDLVDRANAESDTATAVRTFQQAEEVVRDNMAAIPLWYQNGSAGYSQRLSDVKLNPFSVPVYDQIKVS, from the coding sequence ATGCGCGGACGCACGCACGCCACATGGGCCGCGGGTGCGGTGGCGGCAGCCCTCGTGGCGACCGCCTGCGGCGGGGGCGGCGGGAGCAGCGGCGACACCGCCGCGGTGCTCAGCTCCTCCTGGGGCGACCCGCAGAACCCGCTGGAGCCGGCCAACACCAACGAGGTGCAGGGCGGCAAGGTCCTCGACATGATCTTCCGAGGGCTGAAGCGCTACAACCCCGACACCGGCGAGGCCGAGGACATGCTCGCCGAGAGCATCAAGACCTCCGACTCGCAGAACTTCACCGTCACCGTCAAGGACGGCTGGACCTTCAGCAACGGTGAACCGGTCACCGCCCGGTCCTTCGTCGACGCCTGGAACTACGGCGCGAGCCTGCGGAACAACCAGCGCAACGCCTACTTCTTCGGCTACATCGAGGGCTACGACAAGGTGCACCCCGAAAGCGGCGGCAAGCAGACCGCCGACACCCTCTCCGGCCTCAGGGTCACCGGCGAGCGCACCTTCACCGTCCGGCTCGCGCAGAAGTTCTCGACCTTCCCCGACACCCTCGGCTACCCCGCCTACGCCCCGCTGCCGAGGGCGTTCTTCGACGACCACGACGCCTGGCTCAGCAAGCCCGTCGGCAACGGCCCGTACGCCGTCGAGTCGTACATCAAGGGCTCCCAGATGTCGCTGCGCGCCTGGGACGCCTACCCCGGCGACGACAAGGCTCAGAACGGCGGCGTCGACCTCAAGGTCTACACGGACAACAACACGGCCTACACCGACCTCCTGGCGGGCAACCTCGACCTGGCCGACGACATTCCCGCCGCTCAGCTCAGGAACGTCCGCCAGGACCTGGGGGACCGCTACCTCAACACCCCCGCCGGCATCATCCAGACCCTCGCCTTCCCCTACTACGACGCCGCCTGGGACAAGCCCGGCATGGACAAGGTCCGCAAGGGCCTGTCACGGGCGATCAACCGCGAGCAGATCACGCGGACCATCTTCCAGAAGACCCGCACCCCCGCCACGGACTGGACCTCCCCGGTCCTCGGCGTGGACGGCGGCTTCAAGGAGGGCCTGTGCGGAGAGTGGTGCCGGTACGACGCCGCCGCGGCCAAGAAGCTCATCCAGGAGGGCGGCGGGCTGCCCGGCGGACAGGTCAGGATCACCTTCAACGCCGACACCGGCTCCCACAAGCAGTGGGTCGACGCGGTCTGCAACTCCATCAACAACGCCCTGGGCAACGACCGCGCCTGCGTCAGCAGCCCGGTCGGCACCTTCGCCGACTTCCGCAACCAGATCAGCGAGCGCAAGCTGGTGGGCCCGTTCCGGGCCGGCTGGCAGATGGACTACCCGCTGATCCAGAACTTCCTCCAGCCGCTCTACTACACCAACGCCTCCTCCAACGACGGCAAGTGGTCCAACCAGCAGTTCGACGACCTCGTCGACCGGGCCAACGCCGAGAGCGACACCGCCACCGCCGTCCGGACCTTCCAGCAGGCCGAGGAGGTGGTCCGGGACAACATGGCGGCCATCCCGCTCTGGTACCAGAACGGCAGCGCCGGCTACTCGCAGCGGCTGTCGGACGTGAAACTCAATCCGTTCAGCGTCCCCGTCTACGACCAGATCAAGGTCAGCTGA
- a CDS encoding ABC transporter ATP-binding protein yields the protein MSENLTLPAQQGSTGDSSSATETLLEVKGLTKHFPIYGGFPIKRKVGAVQAVDGVDLTVGVGESVGLVGESGCGKSTTGRLITRLLEPTSGQITYAGQDITRATRRQLAPVRSEIQMIFQDPYSSLNPRQTVGTIIKSPMEVNGIEPQGGREKRVRELLELVGLNPEHYNRFPHEFSGGQRQRIGVARALALSPRLIVADEPVSALDVSIQAQVVNLLQKVQQELGIAFMFIAHDLAIVRHFSQRVAVMYLGKVVEVGDRDSIYNRPRHPYTHALLSAVPEVAVDDETENRERIRLAGDVPSPIHPPSGCRFRTRCWKAQDKCATDEPPLVQISGNREGHLTACHFPEDPSTAAREEDVVLDPALKALEEDQHED from the coding sequence ATGAGCGAGAACCTCACCCTCCCCGCACAGCAGGGCTCCACCGGCGACTCCTCCTCCGCGACGGAAACGCTGCTGGAGGTCAAGGGCCTGACGAAACACTTCCCGATATACGGCGGCTTCCCGATCAAACGGAAGGTCGGCGCGGTGCAGGCCGTCGACGGGGTCGACCTGACCGTCGGCGTCGGCGAGAGCGTCGGCCTGGTCGGCGAGTCGGGCTGCGGCAAGTCGACGACCGGCCGGCTGATCACGCGGCTGCTGGAGCCGACGTCGGGGCAGATCACCTACGCCGGCCAGGACATCACCCGCGCCACGCGCCGCCAGCTCGCGCCGGTCCGGTCCGAGATCCAGATGATCTTCCAGGACCCGTACTCGTCGCTGAACCCGCGGCAGACCGTCGGCACCATCATCAAGTCGCCGATGGAGGTCAACGGGATCGAGCCGCAGGGCGGCCGCGAGAAGCGCGTCCGGGAACTGCTGGAGCTGGTCGGCCTCAACCCCGAGCACTACAACCGCTTCCCGCACGAGTTCTCCGGCGGCCAGCGGCAGCGCATCGGTGTGGCCCGAGCGCTGGCGCTGAGCCCGAGGCTGATCGTCGCCGACGAGCCGGTCTCCGCGCTGGACGTTTCGATCCAGGCACAGGTGGTGAACCTGCTTCAGAAGGTGCAGCAGGAGCTGGGCATCGCCTTCATGTTCATCGCCCACGACCTGGCGATCGTGCGGCACTTCTCGCAGCGCGTGGCCGTGATGTACCTCGGCAAGGTGGTGGAGGTCGGCGACCGCGACTCGATCTACAACCGGCCCCGTCACCCGTACACGCACGCCCTGCTGTCCGCGGTCCCCGAGGTCGCGGTCGACGACGAGACCGAGAACCGGGAGCGCATCCGCCTGGCCGGCGACGTGCCCTCGCCGATCCACCCGCCGTCCGGCTGCCGTTTCCGCACCCGGTGCTGGAAGGCGCAGGACAAGTGCGCCACCGACGAGCCGCCGCTGGTCCAGATCTCCGGCAACCGGGAGGGCCACCTGACGGCCTGCCACTTCCCGGAGGACCCCAGCACGGCGGCCCGCGAGGAGGACGTGGTCCTCGACCCGGCGCTGAAGGCGCTGGAGGAGGACCAGCACGAGGACTGA
- a CDS encoding class I SAM-dependent methyltransferase yields the protein MVDRSFRDAALAELYEALNPWGPGDDFYLDLVMSARTVLDAGCGTGRLLRRAREAGHTGRLTGLDPAAAMLVQARRAARDVEWVLGDLGTTWWEGRYDLVVMTGHAFQELLGDEELRSSLAAVRRALAPEGAFVFETRAPAARAWESWTPDVIHEFRGPEGDVVRVWHEAETPVHGDRVSFTETYDGPRWDEPQICRSTVRFLDEDALDRFLDEAGLAVRRRFGDWKRGPLTPACREIITVAGRA from the coding sequence ATGGTTGATCGTTCCTTCCGTGACGCCGCGCTCGCCGAACTGTACGAGGCCCTCAACCCATGGGGTCCGGGTGACGACTTCTACCTCGATCTGGTGATGTCGGCCCGTACCGTGCTCGACGCCGGCTGCGGGACCGGGCGGCTGCTGCGGCGGGCGCGGGAGGCCGGGCACACGGGGCGGCTCACCGGACTCGATCCGGCCGCCGCCATGCTCGTCCAGGCCAGACGGGCCGCACGCGACGTGGAATGGGTGCTCGGGGACCTCGGCACCACCTGGTGGGAGGGCCGGTACGACCTGGTCGTGATGACCGGACACGCCTTCCAGGAACTCCTCGGCGACGAGGAGCTGCGGAGTTCCCTCGCCGCGGTCCGGCGCGCCCTCGCCCCCGAGGGCGCGTTCGTGTTCGAGACGCGCGCCCCCGCCGCGCGTGCCTGGGAGTCCTGGACCCCGGACGTGATCCACGAGTTCCGCGGCCCGGAGGGGGACGTCGTGCGGGTGTGGCACGAGGCCGAGACGCCGGTGCACGGGGACCGGGTGTCGTTCACGGAGACCTACGACGGCCCGCGGTGGGACGAGCCGCAGATCTGCCGGAGCACCGTCCGTTTCCTGGACGAGGACGCGCTGGACCGCTTCCTGGACGAGGCGGGCCTCGCCGTGCGCCGGCGGTTCGGGGACTGGAAGCGGGGACCGCTGACCCCCGCCTGCCGCGAGATCATCACCGTCGCGGGGCGGGCCTAG